The Miscanthus floridulus cultivar M001 chromosome 7, ASM1932011v1, whole genome shotgun sequence genome includes a region encoding these proteins:
- the LOC136464973 gene encoding uncharacterized protein, which produces MDGGSGLNIMYAEALDAMGIDRSHIRSTGVPFYGIVPRKQAVPLRQIDLPITFGDPTNYRTDTLTFKVVRFHGTYHAILGRPCYAKFMAILNYTYLELKMSGPRGVMTIGTSFQRAY; this is translated from the coding sequence atggacggaggcagtggcctcaacatcatgtatgccgaggcgctcgacgccatgggcattgaTCGGTCACATATCCGATCGACCGGGGTGCCTTTCTACGGCATCGTGCCTAGGAAACAAGCTGTGCCCCtcaggcagattgacctgcccatcacctttggggatccgacCAACTACAGGACAGataccctcaccttcaaggtggtcagGTTTCATGGGACCTATcacgccatcttgggacgaccatgctacgcgaagttcatggccatcctaaattacacctacctcgagctcaagatgtcgggcccaCGTGGGGTCATGACCATCGGCACTTCTTTCCAGCGCGCTTACTAG